GAATTGGCCTCCTTCCTCGGAGCAACAGAGCTTCCTCGCACAGAGATCACTAAGAAACTCTGGGACTACATCAAAGGCGAAGGCCTCCAAACCAAAACCGAAAACGGCAAGCCTGAAAACGCTGGCAAATTCATCGTCGCCGATGCCAAATTGCTTCCGATTCTCCGCAACACCAACTCCACCAGCAAGTCCGGAAAAGTAACCGACCTACGGAACCTAGCCGAAGGCCAAACCATCAACATGATGCAAATGGCTGCCGTCGTAGGTGCCAACGTCGAGTAAGAACACAGAAAACTCACTTTCAAAGCGGCTGTTTCCTTGCGAAGCAGCCGTTTTTTTTGTGCAACGCAATAGCTCCCCACAGCAAACGCCCCTTATCCAAACACCTGCCTACGCAGCCCCTGAATCACAGCCAAGCCACCCCAATCACCGCGCATCGCATTCACCTTCGGAGGGTGCTTGCGCCCACGCTCCATTTGCCACGCACCCGTAAAGCCACGCACAAACTCAGCCGACCCCAGAATGGCACCGTCGGTAAAATAACGCACCCGGCAGCGCAGCATCACCGATTTCGGCAATTGACCACCCTCTTCATTCAGCACCTTCAAAGCATGCTCGCGCTCCACTTCAGACAAGCCAGCATCCGCCGCACGCTTACCAAAGATCAACTGACGATGCTGCATCAAGGCCTCTGCCAAACCAGCCCCCGACGACAAATGATCACCCCAAACATGTAACAAACCAGCTCGACATCCCATCCGAGCTTCCACCTTCGACTTGGAGTCTTCTGTGCCCCCTGAGCTCATTAAGCCAAGCGACGCCACCGCCTCCGCGTAGCCGCAGAAACGATAATCCTTAGGATCCTCCACCAGCCCCGCACGCACCGGATTCAGAT
The nucleotide sequence above comes from Coraliomargarita algicola. Encoded proteins:
- a CDS encoding SWIB/MDM2 domain-containing protein, with product MADEPKGLNKPVKLKAELASFLGATELPRTEITKKLWDYIKGEGLQTKTENGKPENAGKFIVADAKLLPILRNTNSTSKSGKVTDLRNLAEGQTINMMQMAAVVGANVE
- a CDS encoding transposase is translated as MKVRRTKVHGRDAVYHCMTRVVNGERLFQDREKEMLRKMIWQVADFCGVQVLTYCVMSNHFHVLLRVPDRQQVDDAELMRRYQVLYPKPTKFQAASVKVLRSQLEADSEEAQELRAKLLARMGDVSEYMKAVKQRFSVWFNRNHKRYGTLWADRFKSVLVEGHGNPLQTMAAYIDLNPVRAGLVEDPKDYRFCGYAEAVASLGLMSSGGTEDSKSKVEARMGCRAGLLHVWGDHLSSGAGLAEALMQHRQLIFGKRAADAGLSEVEREHALKVLNEEGGQLPKSVMLRCRVRYFTDGAILGSAEFVRGFTGAWQMERGRKHPPKVNAMRGDWGGLAVIQGLRRQVFG